The genomic region ACTGCAGGATAACAAGGAAATAAGGTTACTGTTACTGTATAAATTAATATCAGAGAATtaatctactgtatttatttactaagCTATGTACTTACATTTCCATATATCCTTCCTGCTTTTCCTCGTATGAGTTCCAAACTATCAGGATTTTTTTTCTGTGGCATGAGACTGCTTCCAGTAGAATAAGAATCAGATATAGTCACGAAATTGTATTCCTTGCTACTATAAAGAATCAAGTCCTCAGCCAGACGGCTCAGATGAACGGCACAAAGAGAAGCCCAAAATAAAAACTCAGCTGTAAGTAATGAAGATCACAAAATCAATAACATGTACGATTGTgcgaaatgttgttgttgttttctaatgccaggcgtttgacaataaagtcatttgacctcttgcactccaatatttttcaaagatattatcatggccagccactgaagcacagattttgaggtgttccgaatccatttcttggtttgagttgcacaatgggcagttaggggactgatatattccaattctatgcaggtgtttggccaaacattcattacctgttgccaatctaaatgcagctacagacgattttcgtggtaaatcgggaatgtTATATCTTCTGTAGCACTATCAGTTTCGTTATTCTTAGTCCTGCAGCCAGCAGAGGTCTGGGAAGAATATTCTGAGTAGAGGACCAGTCAAGAAGATTTTACCATTTTTAATGATCTCAATGAGCATGAACCCAAAAAGAGTTTGAAGTTAAGAGCAGAACTTTTATTGTACCAGTACATAcaagacgagaaatcggaatatgcaaacctatttctCAATAATCTCTTTGGTTTCTTAGCTTGGTTTTTCTTGCTCATATTTTCGAACATTTAAACACTGAATAGTAGTTTACAAGGccaaaatgttaatataataacaGCTAGGGATAAAATCAGcagatttataaagaaacttgactTCCAGTCAACAACAATTGAtaaaaagaaatttgattcattccagtgtattgaATAACTTATGGAATATTTCGCTACATATGATAGTCAAATACCGTACCGGTACTAAATTTGTTTTTGCCGACAAACAATTAAGTttccacaattttaaacaacagctttttgagtattttccgaaAAAAAGCTCAAAACAATTAGACAGTGACAGATGGATAgtgaatccgtttttagacatTCAAGTGGCTGAAATTCcagaaaatatgaaggaaaaaactCATTGAAATACAATATGTGCCTACTGTTGGAAAGTTCAAACTAGACTTTTATTTCGAAGAGTGCAAACCAGTTATGAATCAAAAGAATgcagtttcttaaattttttatgtaaaataaatttcttgtCTATGATAATCaccaaaacaaaagcgagaaatttcCTTAAATTTGAAAACTATATCATTTTGTGTATGTAATATGGAGTCCAATTTGAGAAGCTGCTTTCTGAAAAACagacatttattaaattaataattttttaatctataactactgaaacatttttttaattcttatgttCAACGTTGTTAATGCTTATGTttctaaacacaaaataaatgtttgttaATAAAACTTTCTGTATTGAtttgtaaatcatttcgcgacccccccccccccagagctCCTTAtacgacccccactttgggaagCATTGTGATAGAAGCTGAAATAAAGATTACTGCCTGTAACTCAAAATTCAATTCTTGGGAGTTAcgacaaaaatttgaaagttagaatttataaaacagttacattaccggttgttctgtatggttgtgaaacttggactctcactttgaagaggaacagaggttaagagtgtttgagaataaggttcttaggaaaatatttggggctaagagggatgaagttacaggagaattgagaaagttacacaacgcagagctgcacgcgttgtatatttcacctgacataattaggaacattaaatccagacgtttgagatgggcaggacatgtagcacgtatgggcgaatccagaaacgcatatagagtgttagttggaaggccggagggaaaagacctttgggaaggccgagacgtagatgggaagataatattaaaatggatttgagggaggtaggatatgatggtagagactggattaatcttgctcaggatagggaccaatggcaggcttatgtgagggcggcaatgaacctacgaattccttaaaagtcagtaagtaagggAGTTACGACAGTATTATTAGGGGTGTGATACGGTCACCACATGCTAATTTTGTTTGCTATACTTTTTTCCGCATCTCAAAAGTATCTGGAAATTTTTCGCATTATAAGCCTATTAGACTTACTCCAGACTATGAGATTTTCCTTACCAATGAAATCTCTGTTGCCAACTGCATGCATACTGTTGTATGAACACTTGGCAAACCCAAGGTCCTTGGCAAGAAGACTGCGATTTATGGAGAATGGATTTCCAGCCAGTGCTCCACTGCCAAGAGGCATTATGTTCACGCGTTCTTGTAGCTGTATTAAACGATCACAATCTTCTTTAAGATTCCAGGCATGACTAAAACAATATGAATAAAGATGTTATAAAAACTAACGCGAAGAAGTAAATAATACCGGTAATGTAAAAAATTTCTTTCATTGGCAAAAGACAAACAAAAGAATtgattttgaatcttgcgtacaccacttttaacacttgattataattaattgatgaactagtggatttactcgtgttaaatatgaaatatttgtccggcttacagctgtttcagtgctcaatttcagtacacacacactattcgactccacacttcaacaccttccaacaataaaacacaccctcctaacaggcagagaagtccgagatgacgccgcgatctagtaggctctgatgatggtgcgtgaagcactgaaacagctgtaagccggacaaatatttcatatttaacacgagtaagtccactagttcatcaattaaaagAATTGAGACTAAGTAAACAGAGATGGAGAACTGTTCTCCATCTTTTGTCTGCAGTTCATGAATAATATTAGTATCATATTACCATACCTGAGTAACCAGTGACTCCATTGCACTGGTTGAGCTCGCTGGAGGTGTGTATATCCGGGCATTAAAATCCCAACTTCAGCTTTAGCTCTTTTGACCAGAATCTGAAAATTGCACATTTGTAAAATCACCTGACTGATTTTATAACAGAATTTTACGAATagtcaagtacctgccattagtaaaaataaaataaaatagaatccGAAAATATAATAACATAGCGACAGAATTTGATACTAAGCTATTGTGATTCCTAATTCATCTAGTGAAAACTTGGGGCTTTCCATTCTGTTATTAAAACTTCTGAAAATTGACAggaaataattgtaatacagCATGCATCACTTTGAACAAAAATTGGTATTTACAAaaagtatgtgtgtgtatatgaatatacattttaaagatattttggcaaataaactattaaacattttcttttaaaatataagaCTCATGTAAATTTCACCTAAGAAAAAGTACTGTGGTCTAAAGAAACATATTATGTCGGTAATTTGATATACACAGAAAAACTAAGTAAATATTAGCTATAATTTTCTTCTGGCAAACATAACACAACTGAAAAGTACATTGAAATgattacttatttaaaaataaaagtgacagaagaatgtggttttaggcgtaatagatcgactattgatcagattttttgtattcgacagatattggagaaaaaatgggagtataagggtacagtacatcagttattcatagatttcaaaaaggcatatgactcggttaagagagaagttttatataatattcttattgaatttggtattcccaagaaactagttcgattaattaaaatgtgtctcaatgaaacatacagcagagtccgtataggccagtttctatctgatgcttttccaattcactgtgggctaaagcagggagatgcactatcacctttactttttaacttcgctctagaatatgccattaggaaagttcaggataacagagagagtttggaattgaacgggttacatcagcttcttgtctatgcggatgacgtgaatatgttaggagaaaatccacaaacaattaggggaaacgcggaaattctagttgaagcaagtaaagtgattgggttggaagtaaatcccgaaaagactaagtatatgattatgtctcgtgaccagaatatagtaagaaatggaactataaaaattggagatttatccttcgaagaggtggaaaaattcaaatatcttggagcgacagtaacaaacataaatgacactcgggaggaaattaaatgcagaataaatatgggaaatgcctgttattatttggttgagaagcttttgtcatctagtcttctgtcaaaaaatctgaaagttagaatttataaaacaattatattaccggttgttctgtatggttgtgaaacttggactctcactctcagagaggaacagagattaagggtgtttgagaataaggttcttatgaaaatatttggggctaaaagggatgaagttacagaagaatggagaaagttacacaacacagagctgcacgcattgtatacttcacctgacataattaggaccataaaatccagacgtttgtgatgggcaggacatgtagcacgtatgggcgaatccagaaatgcatatagagtgttagttgggaggccggaggacaaaagacttttggggaggccgagacgtagatgggaagataatattaaaatgtatttgagggaggtaggatatgatggtagagactggattaatcttgctcaggatagggaccaatggcgggcttatgtgagggcagcaatgaacctccgggttccttaaaagccagtaagtaagtaagtaagtgattgcATGATTACTTTCTTTGCAGTAACTTCACTGACAAGGAAGTCCTTGACTTTAGATGCAAATaagttattatatttaaattaacgaGAAAATTATGAGAATTCTGCTCGCGACTTGTGAGCATTTATGACGAAGCAATACTGCTTTTGTCTCTTCCATTTTACAGTATTCTGCTCGTAAGAGATAGACTCGCCCTATGTTTTCATTTATTCCTTGATGATACTCCCCTCGTAAGATACGGACTTTTGTTTGTCAGTACAGGACATCACTGCCTGCTGTTACATAGTCCGACAGCATTACTACTGCAGATGAGCTGTTATCTTAGGATTGCATGGTGTCACATAGAATGTGACATTTTCCCCATTTGTACCTCCAATAAAGATGTAATCATGTCAAAACTGACATATTGTTCATGCTAGTACACACACTTTTTTTTAGAACATAGagcaaattgaaagaaaacatatctaATCTGATGTAACTATATGCATGCACATATActcttataattttaatattaagaaACAAACCAAGTTTGCCCAGAATTTTATACAAGGtgttaagacatatggatcataatATGTAGAGACTAAAAGTAAGGCAGAAaacagaaaagattggagaatgctgggtttgcagtgaaaggctgactcttgggcagaaaactataaatgaatgaatgattatggCTCATATAAAGTGTTACAAGTTAGTTTctatttgataactcaatcccaagggaaaaaatggaactctctgcatcaaaatccacagttaattcccgatttatcacgaaaatcgtctgtagctgcatttacattggcaacaggccatgattgtttggccaaacacctgcatagaattggaatatatcagtcccctaactgtccattgtgcaactcaaaccaagaaatggattcggaacacctcaaaatctgtgcttcagtggctagtcatgataatatctttgaaaaatattggagtgcaagaggtcaaataactttattgtcaaacgcctggcattagaaaacaacaacaacaacaagttaGTTTCTCTTAAATAGATCAATAAAACTAAAAGCTGATTTTTCCAAATCTCATTAGATAGGAGGCCTTTCAGATTGCATCATGGATGGTATTCTGTCATGGGTATAGGAGGGGATGGGAATTTGATATTTTGAATGGAATTATGGAAATTTTCTGTTCTTCTCAACAAATCAagcaattaagttttttttttaatgaggtcTTCACAAGTTACAGcttgtttgaaaataatatagaCCCCGAATAACCGCAACTGCGACCTTGCcttcgaacccgggtcgcctgcATGACAGTTTGGTTCTCTAGATCACTTAGTCACTGCAGGAGTTTAATACAATCTTACTACTATTTGTGAACCAGAAAAAGTATTTCGGAAAGAGAGGCAACAGTGACATCCTGATAACTATCTATTTTTAAGGTATCAGGTGGCATTGAAATGATGAAATCTAATCTACATCAAATCAGGTTATATTTCCAGCCTCTAAAATGCGGGAAGAGAGCAGACATCTTCACCAAGAAAATAAAATTCGAGTTAACCCTACACAGGCAGCAGACTTTTACCCTTCAAGAATTTTCgcacttcatttatttgttttttttttttattattttattgttatgtaaAACAGTTTCTAATACATTCCTCAGTTGCTTTATGTCACATAAGTTCTGTACCTGTGTTAAATCGTGGATATAGAACTTCAGTTTGGCCAACCTTGCTCTCATCCATAACCTCATGTCCGTCACCACTTGGTCATTACGGCTGCGGCCTGTGTGCAGCTTCGTAGCCGGTATTCCAATCAGCTCCTGCAACATCCTATTTTGAGTGTCAAAATTCACTGCAATGTTTTCTCACGTTCTACTACTTTTAATGCATTTCTTTCgtcttattaatattaacaatgtcAGTgatgattctgtaatattaacaGATTTCAGCTCTCCACTGTGTATTGCAGAGTCTAGTGCACCGTAAGTCCAGCCTTCTCTAAAATTGATGGTAGGTAGAAGGTATTCATGACTAATATTTACATGTACACTCTATTTATACTATTGTGAAGCCGAAGTCCAGCTTTTTCTAAAATCAGTGATTCACAGCAAGTATTTGAGTATAATGTGAGAGAAATTATCCCTGCTTCAAGACACTTTACAGGATAGTGAGAGGTAGAAATTGAGTTGGGTGTAGCTCAAAGTGAATAGTACGGTACCTATAATATGCCTGTATTTCTTCTCTCTTTATCGTAGAGTAATTTGTTGAATGCTGcaagaaatatggatgatccccGCAAAAACCGACCCCAAAAACCATCTTTGTCCAATATATATTCCCCTTGAATGTATTTTGATTTGAGTTCGGATCTTCCACATAAAAAGCCAATGTTCTACCGTCCTGTGAATAGTGTGtctatttaaataactatatGATGGGTCAACCAGAAGAGCAGACATtgtagccatcgatcgccggaatcaaagaagctcaTTCTTGACTTTACTGTAGagtttgagaaggatgatcaacaagccaataacgttaacgacaaaaagaagtctatttacaatccatgtattcctcactttagtgattcatacaaaatgaatattaatacatgggaagtgaaaggacttctttttggcactaggagaacttcatttaagttaaccaaaaccatcagtcagacaggctagctgtttgtagcGATCCCCACAACAGgttttcacctgaagacgaagagagatccactcttcgaaacattgtgttatgattttgacaattagcaatggaaaaattcCAAACTGCTCAACTATTGAATAATTCACCATTGCCCCCCCCCTTTATTCAGATCAAtattaaccaaaaccattctcctgtctcttaaattttctaataaggacattaacaaaatttgtctattgagagattcattgtccattttacacaatcacttgtacaaCACTACATAATATATCCCCCCCccccgctgttatttatactcgctttaacatctttggtcatatcgcaagttaatctttggttgaaatccgttGAGAATGGTTCTATTGCTGTGAACTTGATggcgactatatatatatatatgactgatatgttatgaatatgatttcagtGATGAATGAGGCTggtgattttcagggatattgtggcccgaatttcctggcatttgccttacggttgaatatgatttcggtgatgaatgaggccggtgattttcagggatattGTGGcctgaatttcctggcatttgccttacggttgaggaaaaaccctaaaaaacctcaaccaggaaattcaacccgaccgggaatcgaacccgggccctttgcgtaagagaccagcatgctgacctctacaccacagaggtggtccaacactacataatattatttGCTTCATTTCaattcttcattgtactttcgtCTCGTGTTTCtccgaaataaaattgtattttattttgaagtttattattgttttgtattctctccgcaaattaaattgtattttatttttaagttaactcttgctttgtattctggatcctagtggtcagccgtagatgtcgaccaaatgtcccaaattgtggaataaGTAGCAagataatagaaacaaaaacgtATTTGCAATATAAATTGAATCATATTTTGTTGCTTGCTTCAATTTGTTTACCTTTAATCTCCTTTCATTTGCCGTGTGAATATCTTCATCAGAAGGCAGCAATTTGAACTCGTCCTGCTTCCATTCCTGGCTCACCTAAACACATCAACATATAGTGAGAGAGATCTTCAAGAAGTCAGCAGAGAGTTCTCTAGTCTCTAGTCCATCCTTAACAGCTATAGTTTCATCATCAATGCTGAGATATAACTACAGCAGTTTTATAAAGTATATAGTTCATGTACCACTATTTTATCATTTTGTAGTACTGTACCGATATAGAATTATACGAAAAATATTTACCAGTTTTAAACCATCTTGTATcgcttgttcttcttcttcagttAACAATCCAGCATTTTTCAAAGCATGTGCGTATGCTTGGCTGCCCTGTTCAAATACAATACAGttcacaatattaaattatatttaatgaatattaaaaatatgactaAGGTTGTTATGAATGCTTCAATAACTTAAAACACACTTCTGAAGAATAATAGTATAAAAATTGATAACAAACTAAAATGTTTAAGgatgattcaggacctctgcaacaaactctggagATCGATAGATTTCGCAATgtggatcatttttcgtaaaacaacctatGTTCTCCAATGCCTCATGTAGGAGCTACACCGACatcgattttttttattgggttattttacgacgctgtatcaacatctaggttacttagcgtctgaatgaaatgaaggtgataatgccggtgaagtgagtctggggtccaacaccgaaagttacccagcatttgctcgtattggattgagggaaaaccccggaaaaaacctcaaccaagtaacttgtcccaactgggattcgaacctgggccatctagtttcgcggccagaagcgttgaccgttactccacaggtgtggacaccgacatcgaaaaaagacaggttttagtgacatttacagttaattatgaaatgaattattcatttatttcttcaagtactctTGCGGACAGGGTACAAGTGTCCTGTCATTTTGCTGCCCCATTTGCTGTGCTCTTCAGAACACGCTTCTGCTGCTCATGGAAGATGTATCCTTTACGATGTGAGGGGACCTGTGATTCAACATAACACCCCAACGCACTTCGACCTGGTTGTACGAGCACATCAGAACAACATCTACGAGGAGAAATGGATAGGGAGAGCCGGACCTATTgcgtggccagcgtgatcacccgacttcacacccttaatcttgttttttttttcttttggaaaaTCTGAAGTAATACACCACTTGAATTGACATCATAAAGGAACCGACTATGCGAGtattagctgcttttgatcaaattcgacacaggccGATAACCTCTactatgatgtttttttttttttagtaggttattttacgacgctttatcaacatctttggttatttagcgtctgaatgagatgaaggtgataatgccggtgaaatgagtccggggtccagcaccgaaagttacccagcatttgctcaaattgggttgagggaaaaccccggaaaaaacctcaaccaggtaacttgacccgaccgggaatcgaacccctggccacctggtttcgcggccaaacgcgctgactgttactccacaggtgtggaccctatgatggtgtaatgaatgtaatcaggttcagggaagacattttgaacacctgtGACTTGTCAGAAAACATAGCCTacttaaataataattcatttcataattgttaatgtcactaaaaACCTATCTttgtgcactgtgctgatgactgctgatCTGCTGCatcaaaaaatttatttattcgaaATTTATTATCAACAATTTCCATATTTAAGAATTGATGTCTTATATACATTAATCTTATAACAACACCACAAACCAATCGACAACAGAAAACGTGCTCAATTGACTCATTGTACTTTATTAATGATAGCATGATAGTATTCATAATTGTATTGTTACAAAACAAATAGCTAAaggtataaaactatttttaatatGAGTCATCTAAAATATAGAGATGTCactgtatataatatttttacctGTATATCTTCATTCCACATCCGTTTATCGTATGTAATTGAGGCATTCAACTTCTCTAACAGAACAGCAGTTTTCTCAGAAAATCTTCCTCCCCAGAGCTTTGTGCTAGATTCCTAAAAGTGTATAAAAATGTACCAAATATAAAATGGCTCATATGTAATTATTCTTTTTCCCAGTAATTTTATCTTCTGCTTCTAGAACTTATTTGATGTAATTTCATTTATTACCTTATAATACAATAtgtgtttttcattttatttttccacataagtATACTGACTAATGTGCGTGAATTGATTGTTATTCTATAGCTCATATGagaattgtgataattgtgtaacGATTTGGTAAGATTATGTATTTTTTCGTCTCATTTTAACAGTTGTTTATAAGTTCTGACTTATTTTATTGCACTGTATGTATAGGCATATGTACCGGTATTCATTAACATAAATTTTCTCTCCTTAATATCTTTTAAGAGAATTTCTTGCTGACCAAATACTGTAAATCAaattaatgcaatattttaaatgcaagtaGCCTATAGCTAAATGTGACTCGAAATTTGATTCGATACaacgttaaaaatatttaatttatcacaTGAAATTGACTTaggttaaaatgtttaatttatgtttCCCTTTGTACACTTAGTTTCAACGTATTCTCATATTCTTAAAGGTAATAAAACgtacatttttatttgtatttaaatatgtcCATTTCAGTAAAAGCATCTAGCAGTAAACCAGAATGGAAGTCATTAGACCAAGGAATATTCTAAACTGATACACTTAATAACCGAATTCTGAACAATTGCAACCACTAAACCTGTTATAAAAACTGAGACTTAaagttgtaaattaattttatcccTGCTTTGGCTGCATGGTCTATACCAGTACCATTAACCTGTCATGCAGGAGGTCCATTATGATATTTGTGGCACATAAGATGCAGTTGGCGTTCTTTTCGTG from Periplaneta americana isolate PAMFEO1 chromosome 15, P.americana_PAMFEO1_priV1, whole genome shotgun sequence harbors:
- the Argl gene encoding argininosuccinate lyase produces the protein MSEESSTKLWGGRFSEKTAVLLEKLNASITYDKRMWNEDIQGSQAYAHALKNAGLLTEEEEQAIQDGLKLVSQEWKQDEFKLLPSDEDIHTANERRLKELIGIPATKLHTGRSRNDQVVTDMRLWMRARLAKLKFYIHDLTQILVKRAKAEVGILMPGYTHLQRAQPVQWSHWLLSHAWNLKEDCDRLIQLQERVNIMPLGSGALAGNPFSINRSLLAKDLGFAKCSYNSMHAVGNRDFIAEFLFWASLCAVHLSRLAEDLILYSSKEYNFVTISDSYSTGSSLMPQKKNPDSLELIRGKAGRIYGNCCGFLMVLKGLPSTYNKDMQEDKEAMFDTYDSLKNVLQVAAGTVETLLVNEDFCAAALSPDMLATDLAYYLVRKGVAFREAHHLAGEVVALAERQNVEISSLTLQELKTISEKFEEDVLKVWDYKCSVEQYQVVGGTSTSSVMHQIHVLTEWLQITVQS